A section of the Campylobacter lanienae NCTC 13004 genome encodes:
- a CDS encoding ArsS family sensor histidine kinase: MKFSSIFYTITLIFALGIGAIGIAFLWLIEYDKANYARELNTKYSIVARATLLYLNELINQDEYKEQLSNLYMPPINDESKKEKIIKEAVVLEEITTELGISAILFHQKKNYLKITKDDETLLLIDTAYQSYRYIIIQIIFAFVAGIILLTYIFIIRKIMPLGKLKREIDKFAQGDLEIKNVATGNDEISQVASAFYDAVSQIKNLNNSRQLFLRNIMHELKTPITKGRITAEMIEKNKNQERLIDVFERLESLINEFAAVERATSRLVGELKPYKIRDIIDEAIDIAMIEESSVRVVAIDDATIKADFKLLAIACKNMIDNALKYSDDKFVKITITNNEIVFSSKSQPLEHDIKYYIEPFTQGSNAKKSFGLGLYIVHNILVAHKLKLLYNHQNGINNFVFSFINSNQSKNIDK; encoded by the coding sequence GTGAAATTCTCATCTATTTTTTATACCATTACTCTGATTTTTGCTCTTGGGATTGGGGCTATAGGCATTGCATTTTTGTGGCTTATAGAGTATGACAAGGCTAACTACGCTAGAGAGCTAAATACCAAATACTCAATTGTAGCTAGAGCCACACTATTATATCTTAATGAGCTAATAAATCAAGATGAGTATAAAGAGCAATTATCAAATTTATATATGCCGCCCATAAATGATGAGAGCAAAAAAGAAAAAATCATAAAAGAAGCCGTGGTATTAGAAGAGATCACTACAGAGCTAGGCATTAGCGCTATACTATTTCACCAAAAGAAAAACTATCTTAAAATTACCAAAGATGATGAGACTCTACTTCTTATTGATACTGCTTATCAATCTTATCGCTATATAATAATACAGATTATATTTGCCTTTGTGGCTGGAATTATACTGCTTACTTATATATTTATAATTCGTAAAATTATGCCACTTGGCAAGCTTAAACGAGAGATTGATAAATTTGCTCAAGGTGATTTAGAGATCAAAAATGTAGCCACTGGAAACGATGAGATAAGCCAAGTTGCGAGTGCGTTTTATGATGCTGTGAGTCAGATTAAAAATTTAAATAATAGTAGGCAATTATTTCTTCGTAATATCATGCACGAGTTAAAAACCCCAATCACAAAAGGTAGAATTACAGCTGAAATGATAGAGAAAAATAAAAATCAAGAGCGTTTAATCGATGTATTTGAGCGACTTGAGAGCTTGATAAATGAATTTGCAGCTGTAGAGAGAGCTACATCTAGGTTAGTTGGCGAGTTAAAACCATATAAAATACGAGATATCATAGATGAGGCTATAGATATTGCTATGATTGAAGAGTCTAGCGTAAGAGTAGTAGCTATAGATGACGCTACTATAAAAGCTGATTTTAAGCTCTTAGCAATTGCGTGTAAAAATATGATAGATAATGCGTTGAAATATTCAGATGATAAATTTGTTAAAATAACAATCACAAATAATGAGATAGTATTCTCATCTAAATCACAGCCATTAGAACATGATATAAAATATTATATAGAGCCATTTACGCAAGGCTCAAATGCTAAAAAGAGCTTTGGATTAGGATTATATATAGTCCATAATATCTTAGTAGCTCACAAGCTAAAACTACTATATAATCACCAAAATGGGATAAATAATTTTGTCTTTAGCTTTATTAACTCAAATCAAAGCAAAAACATAGACAAATAA
- the glmU gene encoding bifunctional UDP-N-acetylglucosamine diphosphorylase/glucosamine-1-phosphate N-acetyltransferase GlmU gives MQDISIIILAAGNGTRMKSPKSKVLHTLSGRSMISHVIDKSLQISDDISVVLGYQFDEVSKAINSEFSGINITRQDTQNYPGTAGAVMSARPKYDKTLIICADMPLVKVEELISIAKGDSDITLAAFLSDEPFGYGRVIKDENQVIKIVEEKDATKDQKAINLCNAGAYCFNTALLNSILPKIDNKNASSEYYLTDAIEIALKDGKSVGYVLVDEQNFMGINDKLALSKAENIMQNEIKSNLMKNGVIIRLPNSVFIDSRAKFEGECEIESGCVIKGDCLIKNSIIKSSSVVEYSTIIDSDIGPMAHLRPKSYINSTHIGNFVELKNANLDGVKAGHLSYLGDCEIGKGTNVGCGTITCNYDGKNKHKTIIGKNVFIGSDTQLIAPLNIADDTLIAAGSSVTNDSQKGDLVIARAKQSNKNGFFYKFFGKKDEK, from the coding sequence ATGCAAGATATATCAATCATCATATTAGCAGCCGGCAATGGCACACGCATGAAATCCCCAAAATCCAAAGTCCTACATACATTAAGCGGTAGATCTATGATTAGCCATGTGATAGATAAATCACTTCAAATATCTGATGATATTTCTGTTGTTTTAGGCTATCAATTTGATGAAGTTAGCAAAGCTATAAATAGCGAATTTAGCGGTATAAATATAACAAGACAAGATACTCAAAACTATCCTGGCACTGCTGGGGCCGTTATGAGCGCAAGGCCTAAATATGACAAAACTCTAATAATCTGTGCTGATATGCCACTAGTCAAGGTTGAAGAGCTAATATCCATAGCCAAAGGAGATAGCGATATCACCTTAGCCGCCTTTTTATCTGATGAGCCTTTTGGCTATGGAAGAGTAATAAAAGATGAAAATCAAGTAATAAAAATCGTAGAAGAAAAAGACGCAACCAAAGATCAAAAAGCTATAAATTTATGTAACGCAGGGGCGTATTGCTTTAATACAGCTTTATTAAACTCAATTTTACCTAAAATAGATAACAAAAACGCAAGCAGCGAATACTACCTAACTGACGCCATAGAAATAGCCCTAAAAGATGGAAAAAGCGTTGGTTATGTCTTAGTAGATGAGCAAAATTTCATGGGTATTAATGACAAACTAGCTTTAAGTAAAGCTGAAAATATAATGCAAAATGAGATTAAATCAAATTTGATGAAAAATGGCGTTATAATCAGATTACCAAATAGCGTATTTATCGATAGTAGAGCTAAATTTGAAGGTGAATGTGAGATAGAGAGCGGATGTGTAATTAAGGGCGATTGCCTTATTAAAAACTCAATTATCAAAAGTAGCTCTGTGGTAGAATACAGCACAATAATCGATAGCGATATTGGCCCGATGGCGCATTTAAGACCAAAAAGCTATATTAATTCTACTCATATTGGTAACTTTGTAGAGCTTAAAAATGCGAATTTAGATGGTGTCAAGGCTGGCCATCTAAGCTACTTAGGAGATTGCGAGATCGGCAAAGGCACAAATGTGGGATGCGGCACCATAACTTGTAATTACGATGGCAAAAATAAACACAAAACAATAATAGGCAAAAATGTATTTATAGGTAGCGATACCCAGCTCATTGCGCCTTTAAATATCGCTGATGATACACTCATAGCAGCCGGTTCTAGCGTAACAAACGATAGTCAAAAAGGCGATTTGGTAATCGCTAGGGCAAAACAGAGTAACAAAAATGGATTTTTCTATAAATTTTTTGGCAAAAAAGATGAAAAATAG
- a CDS encoding efflux RND transporter periplasmic adaptor subunit: MKISKKLLAILIIVIAGGAILWWSLRDETPKNEYITTVVKKGDIIQSVDAVGEVFSRNLVDVGAQVSGQIKELYVKVGDRVKAGDKIAQIDSIKQQNTLDQQLAALEILEAKLNSARISVDIALKQYKREQNLAKQNATSQESLENAKDAYSLKLASLKEIEAQIKQTGIEIDTARTNLGYTDIRAPFDGVVVSVPVEVGQTLNANQTTPTLVNIADLTKMEIRLQVSEGDVPNIKVGDKVEYSILSNNSKKYTAYISSIDPGLTTLSDGQYSSSNSNSSSSSSSSAVYYYAKVNVDNSDEILRIGMTTENKIIIAENKDVLYLPTMAIKSGKKGKFVYIKNGDKVEQKSIKTGVTNGINTQIIEGLNEGEEVVYFYLNSTGVQNMMNSSRKPAMRL; encoded by the coding sequence ATGAAAATATCGAAAAAATTATTAGCAATTCTTATTATAGTGATTGCTGGTGGGGCTATTTTGTGGTGGAGTTTAAGAGATGAAACGCCAAAAAATGAGTATATAACAACAGTAGTTAAAAAGGGAGATATAATCCAAAGCGTAGATGCTGTGGGTGAAGTTTTTTCTCGTAATTTAGTTGATGTAGGTGCTCAAGTAAGCGGTCAGATAAAAGAGCTATATGTAAAAGTAGGTGATAGAGTAAAAGCCGGAGATAAAATAGCTCAAATAGATAGCATAAAGCAGCAAAATACGCTTGATCAGCAACTTGCGGCTTTGGAGATTTTAGAAGCGAAGTTAAACTCGGCTAGAATTTCAGTTGATATCGCATTAAAGCAGTATAAAAGGGAGCAAAATCTAGCTAAACAAAACGCCACAAGCCAAGAGAGCTTAGAAAATGCTAAAGATGCTTATAGTTTAAAATTAGCTAGTTTAAAAGAGATAGAAGCTCAAATTAAACAAACTGGAATTGAGATAGATACTGCTAGGACAAATTTGGGTTATACTGATATTAGGGCGCCATTTGATGGAGTTGTGGTATCTGTGCCTGTGGAGGTGGGTCAGACTCTAAATGCCAATCAAACCACACCGACTTTAGTAAATATCGCAGATTTAACTAAAATGGAGATAAGATTACAAGTTAGCGAGGGCGATGTACCTAATATCAAGGTAGGAGATAAAGTAGAGTATTCGATTCTTTCAAATAATTCTAAAAAATATACCGCATATATAAGCTCAATTGACCCAGGTCTAACTACTCTTAGTGATGGCCAATACTCATCTTCAAATTCAAACTCAAGCAGCTCAAGCTCAAGCTCAGCGGTATATTATTACGCTAAGGTAAATGTGGATAATAGTGATGAGATTTTGCGTATAGGTATGACAACGGAAAATAAGATTATAATTGCTGAGAATAAAGATGTGCTATATCTACCTACAATGGCGATAAAATCAGGCAAAAAAGGCAAATTCGTATATATCAAAAATGGTGATAAAGTAGAGCAAAAATCTATAAAAACCGGCGTAACAAATGGTATAAATACACAGATAATCGAAGGGCTAAATGAGGGTGAGGAGGTTGTATATTTCTATCTAAATTCAACAGGCGTTCAAAATATGATGAATAGTTCTAGAAAACCTGCGATGAGATTGTGA
- a CDS encoding ComEC/Rec2 family competence protein produces MNIFANFKQFGIFAAICVGILALNLYIEFKNYEKFISSPYNFIKADLLFSDKREGKSGEYYIIQFKSDEFVFYTRSKNLPKCSSCEVGVITKNLKFKNYITGRFFLPSFKIVEFIKPPSITNHLKSAIISQHSDSKIQELYSALYLATPMSKELRQNVTNWGIAHIIAISGFHLSVIFVFIFFIAKFTIMPLQDRYFPYLNLRFYISLILFILMGFYLYILDFTPSFLRSYIMGVIGFLLLSRGLKIFSFGNLILSILIGVAFSVNLLFSIGFYFSALGVYFIFLYIYHFGNKDDLNSYWRIFIHTLALEIFVFLAMNIPVYYFFPTVSWYQISVIPIAYIFVIFYPLSLFLHIFGYGGIFDEWILRFLEFAPAQGRAVVGLWEFIGYNILALLAIYKKQIMILLAFLGLFVYVFALI; encoded by the coding sequence ATGAATATCTTTGCTAATTTTAAGCAATTTGGGATATTTGCGGCTATTTGCGTGGGGATTTTGGCTCTAAATTTATATATTGAGTTTAAAAATTATGAGAAATTTATATCCTCGCCTTATAACTTTATTAAAGCTGATCTATTATTTAGCGATAAGAGAGAGGGTAAGAGCGGGGAGTATTATATCATCCAGTTTAAAAGCGATGAGTTTGTATTTTATACTAGATCAAAAAATTTACCAAAATGTAGTAGCTGTGAAGTTGGCGTTATAACCAAAAATCTGAAATTTAAAAACTATATAACGGGTAGATTTTTTTTGCCTAGTTTTAAGATTGTAGAGTTTATAAAGCCTCCAAGCATTACAAATCATCTAAAATCAGCCATCATCAGCCAACATAGCGATTCTAAAATTCAAGAGCTTTATAGTGCTTTGTATCTAGCAACGCCGATGAGTAAGGAGCTAAGGCAAAATGTAACTAACTGGGGGATAGCTCACATTATCGCAATTAGCGGATTTCATCTTAGTGTGATATTTGTCTTTATATTTTTTATAGCGAAATTTACGATTATGCCGCTACAAGATAGGTATTTCCCATATTTAAATTTGAGATTTTATATTAGTTTGATTTTGTTTATTTTAATGGGATTTTATCTATATATTTTGGATTTTACGCCTAGCTTTTTAAGGTCTTATATTATGGGTGTTATTGGATTTTTGCTTCTTAGTAGGGGGCTAAAGATTTTTAGCTTTGGGAATTTGATTTTATCTATTTTGATTGGGGTAGCTTTTAGTGTAAATTTGCTATTTTCTATAGGATTTTATTTTTCAGCTCTTGGGGTCTATTTTATATTTTTATATATTTATCACTTTGGCAATAAAGATGATTTAAATAGCTATTGGCGTATTTTTATCCATACTTTAGCTTTGGAGATATTTGTATTTTTGGCGATGAATATTCCTGTTTATTACTTTTTTCCAACTGTGAGTTGGTATCAGATTAGCGTGATTCCTATAGCTTATATTTTTGTGATATTTTATCCGCTTAGCCTGTTTTTACATATATTTGGGTATGGTGGGATTTTTGATGAGTGGATTTTAAGATTTCTTGAGTTTGCCCCAGCGCAGGGTAGGGCAGTCGTGGGGTTATGGGAATTTATCGGATATAATATCCTTGCTTTATTAGCGATATATAAAAAGCAAATAATGATATTATTAGCATTTTTGGGGTTATTTGTCTATGTTTTTGCTTTGATTTGA
- the coaBC gene encoding bifunctional phosphopantothenoylcysteine decarboxylase/phosphopantothenate--cysteine ligase CoaBC, with amino-acid sequence MKNRDILLAVCGSISFYKAYEILSLLKKNGANVRVLLSDGALKFTTPVGFEALSNGVLSSLNESWADNLTHISFSKNDLIIIAPATANSINKIALGIADNIFLQTILAASCPKIIAPAANNHMLENPATIRNLEILKNDGFIIVEPIAKTLACLDYGKGGLNEPWLIVETAKRVLNQDEFYKGKKVIITGGPTTEKIDDARAITNHSSGKMSKALADSFYYAGADVVFISSVDFDTPYKMIKFKSSNELLNALNSQKVTQNDILIMCAAVSDFVCLNPKDGKIKKDKMGDKIELKLNIDILKNLNLNCKKIGFKMEMNPQNALNNAKNMLIDKNLNAVCLNILDDKIKFGSDQTQISFITKDSTTQTDFAPKELVASQITELVKNI; translated from the coding sequence ATGAAAAATAGAGATATTTTATTAGCTGTTTGTGGGAGTATTAGCTTTTATAAAGCTTATGAAATTTTAAGTCTGCTTAAAAAAAATGGCGCAAATGTGAGAGTTTTACTAAGCGATGGTGCGCTTAAATTCACTACTCCAGTTGGCTTTGAAGCCCTTAGCAATGGTGTTTTAAGCTCACTCAATGAGAGTTGGGCGGATAATCTAACTCACATAAGCTTTAGCAAAAATGATCTAATCATCATCGCCCCAGCCACCGCTAATAGCATTAATAAAATCGCTCTTGGAATTGCTGATAATATCTTTTTACAGACCATTTTAGCCGCATCTTGCCCTAAAATAATCGCTCCTGCGGCCAATAATCATATGCTAGAAAACCCAGCTACAATTAGAAATTTAGAGATTTTAAAGAATGATGGCTTTATAATAGTTGAGCCAATTGCTAAGACTCTAGCTTGTTTGGATTATGGAAAAGGCGGATTAAATGAGCCTTGGCTAATTGTAGAAACCGCCAAAAGAGTATTAAACCAAGATGAGTTTTACAAAGGCAAAAAGGTTATAATCACCGGTGGTCCAACAACTGAAAAGATAGATGACGCAAGAGCCATCACCAACCACTCAAGCGGCAAAATGTCAAAAGCCCTAGCCGATAGTTTCTATTACGCTGGTGCTGATGTGGTATTTATAAGCTCGGTTGATTTTGATACCCCGTATAAGATGATTAAATTCAAAAGCTCAAATGAGCTATTAAATGCCTTAAATTCTCAAAAAGTAACTCAAAATGATATTTTGATTATGTGTGCGGCGGTTAGTGATTTTGTCTGCCTTAACCCTAAAGATGGAAAGATAAAAAAAGATAAAATGGGCGATAAAATCGAGCTAAAATTAAATATTGATATATTAAAAAATTTAAATCTAAATTGTAAAAAAATCGGCTTTAAGATGGAGATGAATCCACAAAATGCTCTAAACAACGCCAAAAATATGCTAATAGATAAAAACCTAAATGCGGTCTGCTTAAATATCTTAGATGATAAGATCAAATTTGGCTCTGACCAAACCCAAATAAGCTTCATAACCAAAGACTCAACCACGCAAACCGATTTCGCCCCAAAAGAGCTAGTCGCATCGCAAATCACGGAGCTAGTAAAAAATATATGA
- the uppS gene encoding polyprenyl diphosphate synthase — MNTLNHLAIIMDGNGRWAKNRTLIRTDGHKKGADTVENIAIYCAKNGIKNLTLYAFSTENWKRPKSEVDFLLNLLLKFIKLKENLFLENSIRFHTIGDLSPFSTQLKNAIANLKDKTKDNSRLNLILAINYGSQNEIVRAVNSALANGVKIDEKSISSHLDSADFGDVDLMIRTGGEHRLSNFLLWQSSYAELAFTPTLWPDFDTKELDEIIAKFKITHRKFGAI, encoded by the coding sequence ATGAATACCCTAAATCATCTAGCTATAATTATGGATGGCAATGGTAGATGGGCCAAAAATCGCACACTAATAAGAACCGATGGCCACAAAAAGGGCGCTGACACAGTAGAAAATATAGCAATTTACTGCGCTAAAAATGGGATTAAAAATCTCACGCTCTATGCTTTTAGCACAGAGAATTGGAAACGGCCAAAGAGCGAGGTTGATTTTTTGCTAAATTTGCTTTTGAAATTTATCAAGCTTAAAGAGAATTTATTTTTAGAAAATAGTATTAGATTTCACACAATTGGCGATTTAAGCCCATTTAGCACTCAATTAAAAAATGCTATAGCTAATCTCAAAGATAAAACCAAAGATAATAGTAGGCTAAATTTAATCCTAGCTATAAACTACGGAAGCCAAAATGAGATAGTAAGAGCTGTCAATTCTGCCCTTGCTAATGGAGTTAAAATAGATGAAAAAAGCATATCAAGCCACCTTGATAGCGCTGATTTTGGCGATGTGGATCTGATGATTAGAACGGGTGGCGAGCATAGACTTAGCAACTTTTTATTATGGCAATCTAGCTATGCTGAGTTAGCATTTACCCCAACTCTTTGGCCAGATTTTGATACAAAAGAGCTTGATGAGATTATAGCTAAATTTAAGATCACTCACCGCAAATTTGGGGCGATTTAA
- a CDS encoding TolC family protein, with product MRYMIAIFIAFMISGCASKKLDYEIKDVEFYTPKWYKDFNQTTLNELVDLAMKNSENLNIAALNLEIAMLNSNVASDGYIPSLSGEIGANSSRDIGRNDEFSSRFNSKFSLSYELDIFGKIYDNYKSKEWLWSASRSTLENLRLTIINQVANSYFNILYLNDSLRSLKQNLDNAKMLDELVRVKFDNGKEEFLAIKQSSQNILKIQNQIQSTQRSLEQNYESLKNLTRSDMRFDELSLSEVGFVGIGEFEISELSNRPDINEAISNLNASFYQYRLSQKDLLPSLSLGASLSDEDSKFKNSFDFNQLGGVVSFSLPFLDYYKLQKHIKISELEFNKLRLSYEQTLKNAINEALKYINFYQTDNITYENLIVMRDDQAKIVEIYQSKYNEGSAELKDLIEAQNNLISIQISLINQKFELLNDEISYYKAIAK from the coding sequence ATGAGATATATGATTGCTATTTTTATCGCTTTTATGATTAGCGGATGCGCTAGCAAAAAGCTAGATTATGAGATTAAAGATGTTGAGTTTTATACCCCTAAGTGGTATAAGGATTTTAACCAAACTACCTTAAATGAGTTGGTTGATTTAGCTATGAAAAATAGCGAAAATCTTAATATAGCGGCTCTGAATTTAGAGATAGCTATGCTAAATTCTAATGTAGCAAGTGATGGATATATACCATCGCTTAGTGGCGAGATCGGGGCTAATTCTAGTAGAGATATCGGTAGAAATGATGAGTTTAGCAGTAGATTTAATTCTAAATTTAGCCTTAGTTATGAGCTTGATATATTTGGTAAAATTTATGATAATTATAAATCCAAAGAGTGGCTATGGTCTGCTAGTAGATCAACGCTAGAAAATTTGAGATTAACTATCATAAATCAAGTTGCTAATAGCTATTTTAATATCTTATATCTTAATGACTCTTTGCGTAGTTTAAAACAAAATTTAGATAACGCAAAGATGCTTGATGAGCTTGTGAGAGTTAAATTTGATAATGGCAAGGAGGAGTTTTTGGCTATTAAGCAAAGCTCTCAAAATATCTTAAAAATTCAAAATCAAATTCAATCCACCCAAAGGTCATTAGAGCAAAACTATGAGAGCTTAAAAAATCTCACAAGAAGCGATATGAGATTTGATGAGCTTAGTTTAAGCGAAGTTGGATTTGTGGGGATAGGTGAGTTTGAGATTAGTGAGTTATCAAATCGCCCAGATATCAATGAGGCAATTTCAAATTTAAACGCAAGTTTTTATCAATATAGATTGAGCCAAAAAGATCTATTGCCTTCGCTTTCGCTTGGGGCGAGTTTAAGCGATGAAGATAGTAAATTTAAAAATAGCTTTGATTTTAATCAACTTGGTGGGGTTGTGAGTTTTAGTTTGCCTTTTTTGGACTATTATAAGTTACAAAAACATATCAAAATTAGCGAACTTGAGTTTAATAAACTTAGATTAAGCTACGAGCAAACGCTAAAAAATGCGATAAATGAGGCATTAAAATATATCAATTTTTACCAAACTGATAATATCACATATGAAAATTTGATAGTGATGAGAGATGATCAAGCTAAGATTGTAGAAATTTATCAAAGCAAATATAATGAAGGTAGCGCAGAATTAAAAGATCTAATAGAAGCACAAAACAATCTAATATCAATCCAAATTTCATTAATTAATCAAAAATTTGAGCTTTTAAATGATGAGATAAGCTACTATAAGGCTATTGCTAAGTAG
- a CDS encoding MacB family efflux pump subunit, translated as MIRLDNIRKSFRVGDTQTEVLKGINLEIKKGEFVAIIGQSGSGKSTLMNILGCLDTPTSGKYELDGKDISKFNKDELSYLRLKKFGFIFQRYNLLSSNDSKNNVALPGIYAGMDRDERLARAKELLSKLGLESKFDTMPNHLSGGQQQRVSIARALMNGGEILLCDEPTGALDSASGVMVMEILKDLHKDGHTIIIVTHDKDIASWANRIIEIKDGNIINDIVKSDERYTKNPENIAIKSNFKAFKDRFIESFVMSVSAIKSHKLRSFLTMLGIIIGIASVICVVALAKGSEQKILANINSMGTNTITLMLGKNFGDRNAKKLKDFSIESYKMLESLSFIDYATPRINSSGLLTYGNKNVDASLRSGSENLLSVSGVSIISGRDFDADDLRFSRSNIIIDNLAQKELFDGVDPIGKTIIFNKQPFTIIGVGYKDSGSFGADNITVYLPYTTAANKLTGVQNIRSIIVKINDQINAQVAESGIIEAMSSIRGGKDFFTVNSDTIMQTVQSTVNTMGLLISGIAFISLMVGGIGVMNIMLVSVFERTKEIGIRMAIGAKSRDILLQFLIEAILLCAIGGVIGVGLAYLVGTIVNALSSEFSMIFSFASIIIAICVSSLIGIIFGYIPAQNASKLNPIDALLRD; from the coding sequence ATGATTAGATTAGATAATATTCGTAAATCTTTTAGAGTTGGTGATACTCAAACAGAGGTATTAAAAGGGATAAATTTAGAGATTAAAAAAGGTGAGTTTGTAGCTATTATCGGTCAATCAGGTAGCGGCAAGAGTACGCTTATGAATATCTTAGGTTGCCTTGATACACCAACTAGTGGCAAATATGAGCTTGATGGCAAGGATATAAGTAAATTTAATAAAGATGAGCTATCATATCTTAGATTAAAGAAATTTGGCTTTATATTTCAGCGTTATAATCTACTTAGCTCTAATGACTCTAAAAACAATGTCGCTTTACCTGGAATTTATGCTGGGATGGATAGAGATGAGAGATTAGCTAGAGCTAAAGAGCTATTAAGCAAACTAGGCTTAGAGTCTAAATTTGATACCATGCCAAATCACCTAAGTGGCGGTCAGCAACAGCGAGTAAGCATAGCTAGGGCGCTTATGAATGGTGGGGAGATTTTGCTTTGTGATGAGCCTACTGGAGCACTAGATAGTGCTAGTGGGGTGATGGTTATGGAGATTTTAAAGGATCTACATAAAGATGGCCATACTATTATAATAGTAACTCATGATAAAGATATAGCTAGTTGGGCAAACCGCATTATAGAGATCAAAGATGGAAATATCATAAATGATATTGTAAAAAGCGATGAGAGATATACTAAAAACCCCGAAAATATAGCTATCAAATCAAATTTCAAAGCCTTTAAAGACAGATTTATTGAGAGCTTTGTGATGAGTGTATCAGCGATTAAATCGCATAAGCTTAGATCGTTTTTAACTATGCTTGGTATAATCATCGGTATAGCATCAGTAATTTGCGTAGTAGCATTAGCCAAGGGTAGCGAACAAAAGATTTTAGCCAATATAAATAGCATGGGGACAAATACCATAACTCTAATGTTGGGTAAGAATTTTGGTGATAGAAACGCTAAAAAATTAAAAGATTTTAGTATAGAGAGCTATAAGATGCTTGAGAGTCTTAGCTTTATAGATTATGCTACGCCTAGGATAAATAGCTCTGGACTTTTGACATATGGCAATAAAAATGTAGATGCTAGTTTAAGAAGTGGTAGTGAGAATTTGCTTAGTGTATCTGGGGTGAGTATTATTAGTGGTAGGGATTTTGATGCTGATGATTTGAGATTTTCTCGCTCAAATATTATTATTGATAACTTGGCTCAAAAAGAGCTTTTTGATGGGGTTGATCCTATCGGTAAGACAATTATCTTTAATAAGCAGCCATTTACAATTATCGGAGTAGGATATAAGGATTCAGGCTCATTTGGTGCTGATAATATCACAGTTTATCTACCATATACCACAGCGGCCAATAAGCTTACTGGAGTTCAAAATATACGCTCAATAATTGTTAAAATAAATGATCAAATCAACGCACAAGTAGCAGAAAGTGGCATAATAGAAGCTATGAGCTCGATTCGTGGGGGGAAGGATTTTTTCACTGTGAATTCAGATACCATAATGCAAACCGTCCAAAGCACGGTAAATACAATGGGGCTTTTGATCTCTGGTATTGCTTTTATATCTTTGATGGTTGGTGGAATTGGGGTTATGAATATTATGCTTGTGAGTGTATTTGAGAGAACTAAAGAGATTGGAATTCGCATGGCAATTGGAGCAAAGAGTAGAGATATTTTACTTCAATTTTTAATCGAAGCGATACTATTATGTGCTATTGGTGGAGTGATCGGAGTGGGGTTAGCTTATTTGGTTGGCACTATTGTTAATGCACTAAGCAGTGAGTTTAGTATGATATTTAGCTTTGCTTCGATTATTATAGCTATTTGTGTTTCTAGTCTTATAGGGATAATTTTTGGCTATATTCCAGCGCAAAATGCATCTAAGCTAAATCCGATTGATGCGTTATTAAGGGATTAA